One segment of Anatilimnocola aggregata DNA contains the following:
- a CDS encoding DUF6798 domain-containing protein produces the protein MPRRVGLSISFLSRNDEILVSRKSPPPLLEVIDSGEGRDYSWLQAAVEIAFIFLLFFILAGSPPPGVGESHYLPKAKHYWDPSWCRGDLFLDSADAHLTFYWCFGWVTQYCSLTTTAWIGRGVTWLLLAAAWQRLSVALVPQRLMSILTAGLMMIFLRWFHMAGEWMVGGVEAKSFAYVFFLLSLECLVRRRWTGAWLWMGAAAAFHVLIGGWGCVLIGGVWLLERNQPDSPSLLRMMPAVLGGFVLSLPGLIPAILLNKGVDPEIAREATTAYVFERLPHHLVFHRFEHLYMARQLALLIAWAALAWHQRHDVRLRALHLFVLGAVLMGAVGAAIDQSLLWQRELAARLLRYYWFRLSDSMLAIGVALAIAAELSRREKSQPGLTAAVMTLAMLAVGIDLSYAMWSRSELRVPGAFLQPKPTQTSPLEDPHAAPTQPELSPQQMFAEWQRVCDWIERETPAQAGFLTPRRQQTFHWYAQRREAVNWKDVPQDAAGLMRWKAAMEELYPRATFVRDLAAHSDDELVRLARKYNATYIVLDRARAERGLKLPRIYPTFPGENQAYEVYFVPPLAAAKEGAAQ, from the coding sequence ATGCCCCGACGCGTCGGGCTAAGTATTTCCTTCCTCTCCCGCAACGACGAAATCCTCGTGAGCCGTAAGTCCCCGCCGCCGCTGCTGGAAGTGATCGACTCCGGCGAGGGGCGCGACTATTCCTGGTTGCAAGCGGCGGTCGAAATAGCGTTCATCTTTTTGCTGTTTTTTATTCTCGCGGGCTCACCTCCGCCGGGCGTGGGCGAATCGCACTACTTGCCCAAAGCTAAGCATTATTGGGATCCCAGTTGGTGCCGCGGCGATCTGTTTCTCGACTCGGCCGATGCCCATCTAACGTTCTATTGGTGCTTTGGTTGGGTGACCCAGTACTGCTCGCTGACCACAACTGCTTGGATTGGCCGCGGTGTCACCTGGCTGCTGCTGGCCGCTGCTTGGCAACGCTTGAGCGTCGCGCTCGTGCCGCAGCGACTGATGTCGATTCTCACCGCCGGGCTGATGATGATCTTCCTGCGCTGGTTTCACATGGCCGGCGAATGGATGGTCGGTGGTGTCGAAGCCAAGAGCTTTGCGTACGTCTTCTTTCTCTTGTCACTTGAATGTCTCGTTCGCAGGCGTTGGACCGGAGCGTGGCTCTGGATGGGCGCGGCCGCGGCGTTTCACGTACTGATTGGTGGTTGGGGCTGCGTGTTGATTGGCGGCGTTTGGCTTCTCGAACGGAATCAACCCGATTCGCCTTCGCTGCTCCGCATGATGCCGGCGGTGCTCGGCGGCTTTGTTCTTTCGCTGCCAGGATTAATCCCTGCGATCTTGCTCAACAAAGGTGTTGATCCCGAAATCGCCCGCGAAGCAACGACGGCCTACGTCTTCGAACGCTTGCCGCATCACCTGGTGTTCCATCGCTTCGAACATCTTTATATGGCTCGGCAACTGGCACTCCTCATCGCCTGGGCCGCGCTCGCCTGGCATCAGCGTCACGATGTCCGTTTGCGCGCATTGCACCTGTTCGTGCTAGGGGCGGTGCTCATGGGCGCGGTGGGGGCCGCCATCGATCAGTCGTTGCTCTGGCAGCGCGAACTCGCGGCCCGGTTGCTCCGTTACTATTGGTTCCGCCTTAGCGATTCGATGCTGGCGATTGGTGTGGCCTTGGCAATTGCTGCCGAGCTTTCTCGCCGCGAGAAGTCGCAGCCCGGGCTGACTGCAGCCGTGATGACGCTGGCCATGCTGGCTGTGGGGATCGACCTGTCGTATGCCATGTGGTCGCGCAGCGAACTACGCGTGCCCGGCGCGTTCCTGCAACCCAAGCCGACGCAAACTTCGCCGCTGGAAGACCCGCACGCAGCACCAACACAGCCCGAGCTTTCGCCGCAGCAAATGTTTGCCGAGTGGCAGCGCGTTTGCGATTGGATCGAACGTGAAACGCCCGCGCAGGCTGGTTTTCTGACACCCCGTCGCCAGCAGACGTTTCATTGGTACGCGCAGCGCCGCGAGGCGGTGAACTGGAAGGATGTACCTCAGGATGCGGCCGGACTAATGCGCTGGAAAGCAGCCATGGAAGAACTCTATCCGCGTGCGACCTTTGTGCGCGATCTGGCTGCACACAGCGATGACGAACTTGTCCGCCTCGCGCGCAAGTACAATGCCACCTATATCGTGCTCGATCGCGCGCGGGCCGAGCGCGGGCTGAAGTTGCCGCGCATCTATCCCACGTTTCCAGGCGAGAATCAAGCTTACGAGGTTTACTTCGTTCCGCCCCTTGCCGCCGCCAAGGAAGGAGCCGCGCAGTGA
- a CDS encoding transcriptional regulator, with translation MSTSPRITAQATEELPKDVADLAAAVAALPAEVRSRLEPLMFRVVDSTKRRRRILNLVQEALSQLRLDMKYLVFDLEATRRERDSLKPTKDEGSAGDDDRL, from the coding sequence ATGTCGACTTCGCCGCGAATCACTGCTCAAGCCACCGAAGAACTTCCTAAGGACGTGGCCGACCTGGCCGCGGCCGTTGCGGCCTTGCCGGCGGAAGTTCGCTCGCGGCTTGAACCGTTGATGTTTCGCGTAGTCGACAGCACCAAACGCCGTCGGCGAATTCTCAACCTGGTGCAGGAAGCTTTGAGCCAATTGCGGCTCGACATGAAGTACCTGGTCTTCGATCTCGAAGCAACCCGCCGCGAACGGGATTCTCTGAAACCGACCAAAGACGAAGGCTCTGCCGGCGACGACGATCGCTTGTAA